From Scomber scombrus chromosome 21, fScoSco1.1, whole genome shotgun sequence, one genomic window encodes:
- the LOC134003885 gene encoding bone morphogenetic protein 2-like: MTAGASLRVCLVLALQLRCVTLLAIHRGTAGKHEGPTKTVSEKLDALLHLKDLPRGPALVPRKKAPQFMLDFFNAVTVSDGTPKSQKELLEGNIVRSFEDKGHTGERFHFFNLSSFGKEERMIKAEFRWFRKKQKLYLGKSHGPHFYKVDLYEVLDSRVKPWRGNLITSRLVPLYTQGWEVFNVTQTVSKWICNSQENNGILVVITLPSGNWMESVVSSSKQKLADTNAYLVIFSDDGRAGASNQSYLGQVQPAAAAPELQEHSSKRRRRAPDLLPYGRSQSCQRVPLFVDFEEIGWSGWIISPLGYNAYHCKGSCPFPLGGSLRATNHATVRSIMHALKLSVDEVEAPCCVPDRLQSISLLYFDDEENVVLKQYDDMVALSCGCH, translated from the exons ATGACAGCAGGAGCTTCTCTGCGCGTATGTCTCGTCCTCGCTCTCCAGCTGAGATGCGTCACCCTGCTCGCCATCCACAGAGGGACGGCAGGGAAACACGAGGGTCCGACAAAGACTGTGAGCGAGAAACTGGACGCGTTGCTCCATCTGAAGGATTTACCTCGAGGTCCAGCCTTGGTTCCTCGAAAGAAAGCGCCTCAGTTcatgttggatttttttaacGCGGTGACAGTGTCCGATGGGACGCCGAAGAGCCAAAAGGAGCTTCTGGAGGGAAACATAGTGAGGAGTTTCGAGGATAAAG GACATACTGGAGAGAGGTTTCACTTTTTCAACCTGTCGTCTTTtgggaaagaggagagaatgaTTAAAGCCGAGTTTCGCTGGttcagaaagaaacagaagttGTACCTCGGAAAGTCACACGGTCCTCATTTCTACAAG GTGGATCTGTATGAGGTGTTGGACAGCCGAGTGAAACCATGGAGAGGAAACCTCATCACCTCCAGACTGGTGCCTCTCTACACACAGGGATGGGAAGTCTTCAATGTCACTCAAACG GTGTCGAAATGGATCTGCAACAGCCAGGAGAACAACGGCATCCTGGTGGTGATAACACTTCCTTCAGGTAACTGGATGGAGTCTGTGGTTTCTTCATCTAAGCAGAAGCTGGCAGACACAAATGCCTACCTGGTCATATTCTCAGACGACGGGAGGGCAGGAGCCTCAAATCAGTCATACCTGG GACAAGTTCAACCTGCAGCTGCAGCACCTGAGCTCCAGGAGCACAGCAGCAAAAGGCGACGCAGAGCTCCAGATCTCTTACCCTATGGTCGCTCCCAGTCCTGTCAGCGCGTTCCCCTCTTCGTTGACTTTGAGGAGATCGGCTGGTCAGGATGGATCATCTCTCCACTGGGTTACAACGCCTACCACTGCAAAGGCTCCTGTCCGTTCCCACTAGGAGGAAGCCTCAGAGCAACCAACCACGCCACGGTGCGCTCCATCATGCATGCGCTCAAGCTCTCTGTTGACGAAGTGGAAGCACCATGTTGTGTGCCTGACAGACTCCAGTCCAtcagtttgttatattttgATGATGAGGAGAACGTGGTTTTGAAGCAGTATGACGACATGGTGGCATTGAGCTGTGGTTGTCACTGA